The genomic DNA TATGACGAGAACGGTTTCCTGAAGGTCTTCGACTTCGACGAGACCATTCGCCCGGAAACTACCCTTGAAGGTCTGGCATCGCTCAAGCCTGCGTTCAACCCTAAGGGTGGTACGGTCACAGCCGGTACTTCGTCGCAGATTACCGATGGCGCTTCGTGCATGATTGTCATGTCTGGCCAGCGTGCGATGGACCTAGGTATCCAGCCATTGGCGGTGATCCGCTCCATGGCTGTAGCTGGCGTGGACCCGGCAATCATGGGCTACGGCCCTGTGCCGTCGACCCAGAAAGCCCTGAAGCGCGCCGGGCTGACCATGGCCGATATCGACTTCATCGAGCTCAACGAAGCCTTTGCTGCACAGGCCCTGCCAGTGCTCAAAGATTTGAAAGTGCTCGACAAGATGGATGAGAAGGTTAACCTGCACGGCGGCGCCATTGCCTTGGGCCACCCGTTCGGTTGCTCCGGGGCACGCATTTCCGGCACCCTGCTCAACGTCATGAAGCAAAATGGCGGTACGTTGGGCGTGGCCACCATGTGCGTCGGCCTCGGTCAGGGCATCACCACTGTCTTCGAACGCGTCTGATCGCGTAGCGGGACAGCAGCCGGGGCCTTGTGCCCCGGCTTTTGTTTTTTTACAGAATTTGTTTCAAGAGGGAAGGCGACATGCAGATACAACCAGGCGTATACCGGCATTACAAAGGGCCTGAGTACCGTGTCTTCAGTGTCGCACGGCACTCCGAAAGCGAAGAGTGGATGGTTTTCTACCAATGCCTGTATGGTGACTACAGCTTCTGGGTACGACCACTTTCGATGTTCCAGGAGTCAGTCGAGGTTGACGGCGAGCAGGTGCCACGCTTTGCTTTGGTCAAGGCCGAAGAAGGGTTGCCTGAGCTGCTTGGCAAGGCGTACGAGTGAACGACCGCGCTTGACCTCACTCTATTGCCACTATATATAGCGGTGCCGCGTCCGGCACCTGACGCGTTTTTCATCTTCAGATTCAGGAATACTCCGATCCATGGGCAAATCGCTGGTCATTGTGGAATCCCCGGCCAAGGCCAAGACCATCAACAAGTACCTGGGCAACCAGTACGTGGTGAAGTCGAGTATCGGCCACATCCGTGACCTCCCCACCAGCGGTTCGGCCAGCGCCAGCAAAGAGCCGGCCGCCAAGCGTGGCAAGGCTGCGGGTGAGGCTCCGGCCCTGTCGCCGAAAGAGAAGGCCCGTCGCCAGCTGGTGGCGCGCATGGGCGTCGACCCCGAGCACGGCTGGAAGGCCAAGTACGAGATCCTGCCCGGCAAGGAAAAGGTGATCGAAGAGTTGCGCCGCCTGGCCAAGGATGCTGACACCATCTATCTCGCAACCGACTTGGACCGCGAAGGGGAAGCCATCGCCTGGCACCTGCGCGAGGCCATCGGTGGCGACGACGCCCGCTACAAGCGCGTGGTGTTCAACGAAATCACCAAAAAGGCCATCCAGGATGCGTTCTCGCAGCCCGGTGAGCTGGATATCGACCGTGTCAATGCCCAGCAGGCGCGTCGCTTCCTGGACCGCGTGGTGGGCTACATGGTCTCGCCACTGCTGTGGGCCAAGATCGCCCGTGGCCTGTCTGCGGGGCGTGTCCAGTCGGTGGCCGTGAAGCTGGTTGTCGAGCGTGAGCGCGAGATCCGTGCCTTCATCCCGGAAGAGTACTGGGAAGTGCACGCCGACCTTGGCACCGCCAAGGACGCCAAGGTGCGTTTCGAGGTAACCCGCGAGAAGGGCGAGGCGTTCAAGCCGCTGAACGAAGCTCAAGCCATGGCTGCGCTGAGCAAACTCAAGGCGTCCAGCTACAGTGTGGTCAAGCGTGAAGACCGCCCGACCAGCAGCAAGCCGTCGGCACCGTTCATCACGTCCACCCTGCAACAGGCTGCAAGCAACCGCCTGGGCTTCGGGGTGAAGAAGACCATGATGATGGCTCAGCGGCTATACGAAGCGGGCTACATCACCTACATGCGTACCGACTCGACCAATCTGTCGGTGGACGCGCTGGACATGGCGCGCAGCTACATCGAGCGTGAGTTCGGCAAGCAGTACCTGCCTGAGGCACCGCTGGTGTACGGCAGCAAAGAAGGCGCTCAGGAGGCCCACGAAGCGATTCGTCCTTCCGACGTCAATACGCACCCAACCAAGCTCAGCGGCATGGAGCGTGACGCCGAGCGCTTGTATGAGCTGATCTGGCGCCAGTTCCTCGCCTGCCAGATGCCGCCTGCCCAGTACCTGTCCACCAGTGTGACCGTGGCTGCCGGTGACTTCGAGTTGCGCGCCAAAGGCCGCATCCTCAAGTTCGACGGTTACACCCGTGTGCTGCCTCAGCAGAGCAAGCCGGGCGAAGATGATGTGTTGCCGGAAATGGTCCAGGGTGAAGCGCTCAAGCTGATCCAGATCGACCCGAGCCAGCACTTCACCAAGCCGCCTGCGCGCTTTACTGAAGCGAGCCTGGTCAAGGAAATGGAAAAGCGCGGTATTGGTCGACCGTCGACCTACGCGGCTATCATTTCCACCATCCAGGACCGCGGCTACGTAACACTGCACAATCGTCGCTTCTACTCCGAGAAGATGGGCGACATCGTCACCGAGCGCTTGTCGGAAAGCTTCGCCAACCTCATGGACTACGGTTTCACCGCCGGCATGGAGGAAAACCTCGATGATGTGGCGCAGGGTGAGCGCGACTGGAAGAACGTGCTGGACGAGTTCTACGGCGACTTCAGCAAGAAACTGCTGACGGCCGAATCAGCCGAAGACGGCATGCGTGCCAACCAGCCGACCATGACCAACATCCCATGCAAGGAATGCGGCCGGCCGATGATGATTCGGACTGCTTCTACTGGCGTGTTCCTGGGATGCTCGGGTTACAGTCTGCCGCCTAAAGAGCGCTGCAAGGCCACCGTCAACCTGGTGCCGGGCGATGAAATTGCTGCTGACGACGAAGGTGAATCGGAGTCGCGCGTGCTATTGGGCAAGCACCGCTGCCCGATCTGCGCCACGGCCATGGATGCCTACCTGCTCGACGAGAAGCACAAGCTGCATATCTGCGGTAACAACCCCGATTGCGTTGGCTACGAGATCGAAGAGGGCAGTTACCGCATCAAGGGTTACGAAGGGCCGAGCCTGGAGTGTGACAAGTGCGGTAGCGAGATGCAGCTCAAGACCGGCCGGTTCGGCAAGTTCTTCGGTTGCACCAACCCGGCGTGCAAGAACACCCGCAAGCTGCTCAAGAGCGGCGAGGCGGCGCCACCGAAGATGGACAAGGTGGACATGCCAGAGCTCAAGTGCGAGAAGGTCGACGACACCTATGTGCTGCGTGACGGTGCTTCTGGGCTGTTCCTGGCAGCCAGCCAGTTCCCCAAGAATCGCGAGACCCGTGCGCCGCTGGTGCTGGAGATCGTGCCGCACAAGCATGATATCGACCCCAAGTACCACTTCCTGTGCGATGCGCCGCAGAAAGACCCGGAGGGTCGCCCGGCAGTGATCCGCTACAGCCGTAAGACCAAAGAGCAATACGTGCAGTCCGAGGTCGATGGCAAACCTACCGGGTGGAAGGCGTTCTACGACGGTAATGCCTGGAAGGTTGAAGACAAGCGGTGATTGTTTCGGTGATGTGATTGGGGCCGCTTAGCGGCCCCATTTCATTGGTGACAAGTACACACCCGATCCTTGAAACTGCAGGTATTCGCCTTTCAGCCTTAGGGAGGTCACTCGAGATGGCCCAAGAACTCTACACCCGCACCAACCAAAAGCTCTTCTTCGCCGGCCTTGCCCTTGAGTCCATGGCCAAGGCTGTCGACAGCCAGGCCATGAATGCACAAGGCCTGGTGCAGGCCGAGCGCGAATCTGCGCTATTCCACCTGTATGGCGCGCTACTGGGCTTGTGTCACGAGATTGGTGGTTTCTACCGCCTGCCTGCAGCGCCCAGCGTCGAGCAATTGCTCGCCGATGACGCCCTGAATGACATTGCCATTCCCGAGGTGGCTGAGTTGCTGGAACTGGCCAGGCAGCGGGAAACCTGGCTGGCGCAATTGCTCACCGCTTATGCCGATTTGTTCCGACCACCGGTCGCGAAAAAAACGGCAAAAGCCGATGTCACTCAGCCACTCATCCAGGCCGTCAATCTCGACGAACCCGAGCAGGTTGCGCTGTCGCGTGAAGAGCTGGAAACCTGGCGCAACAACCTCAAAGGCCTGGTGAGACGATTCCGTGATGCGTTGAGTGAGTGCTGATACTCGCCTTGGCTGGTACAATAGTGGCCTTTCGCGGAGAACAGCCCTTTATGTCTACGTCTTTTCTGGAAATTGTCGAGTTGCCTGATGGCCGAATCGAACTGCGTCGTGCCGAGGACGAAGGCTCCCTGGTAACCCTGGATTTCTCGGAAGACGCCAAGGTATTCCTGCAGGGGCAACACGTTGAAGTAGCCAAGGCCATGCTGAGCGTGGGCGTGCAGATGGCGGGGCGCCTCATGGATGGCGAACTCGAACGCGACGAAGGGCCGCGCGTACTGCACTGACACCCAGGTTGTTTCGGGTTACAGGCAAAGCCTGAACATCAGCCGAGGCGGATGTTCAGGCTTTGTGCGTTTCCGGCACTGGCTGCACGCAACAGTTGCTGTCGCGCGGTGGCATTTACGCTACCAAGCCAGCTGACAACGGTATGGCTACGGCCAAGGCGCAGCGCGTCACATGCCAATTGCAGTGCGCTCTGATTGCCGCGTGGCTGCAGCAGCAGAATGCGCTCGCGGTTGAGGCCGGCATCGCGCAACCATGCCTGGGTCAGGCTGCCCGGTGGTGCAATAAGCGTCAGCCAGCGGGCCTCTTGTTCTTCGCTCAGTTCGCGTAGCACCGGTGCCAGCAAGGTCTGGCAATGTTCGGGTGCGCCACGCAGGGACAGTTCACTGAACAGGTCCGGTTCGCTGTTCTTGCGCGCCTGCTCGCTGGCCTTCAGGCCTGGCAGTACCGGTTGGGCGAGGAAGGCTTCGAACAATGGAAGCTGTACCTGCTGTTGTGCTTGGACGAACTGTTGCATGACGCCTCCTGGTTTAGCGGCGAATAACGCCGACACTCAAACCTTCGATCACCATTTCCTGCTCTTTCAGGTCGACTTCGATGGGGGCGAAATCGGGGTTTTCGGCGATCAGCCAGACCTTGCTGCCTTCGCGTTTGAAACGTTTGACGGTTACTTCGTCGCCGATACGGGCGACGACGATTTGCCCGTTACGGGCCTCGCGGCAGGTATGCACAGCCAGCAGGTCGCCGTCGAAGATGCCGACGTCCTTCATGCTCATGCCGTGTACGCGCAGAAGGTAGTCGGCGCGCGGGTGGAAGAAGGATGGATTGATGTTGCAAGATTGTTCGATGTGCTGCTCGGCAAGGATCGGTGCGCCGGCTGCGACCCGGCCGATGATCGGCAGGCCGTTTTCTTCGGCCTTGGCTTCGAAACCGGGGATGCGGATCCCGCGGGATGCACCTGGGGTCATCTCGATCGCGCCTTTGCGCGCGAGGGCCTTGAGGTGCTCCTCGGCGGCGTTGGGCGACTTGAAGCCCAGCTCCTGAGCGATCTCCGCGCGCGTCGGCGGGAAACCGTTGTCTTCAAGGCAACGTTTGATGAAGGCCAGGATTTCGGCTTGGCGGGGCGTCAATTTCAACATGGCGGGCGCTCTGTCTTTTTATACAGTGACTGGGATTATATACAGTACTGGGTGAGCTGCAAGCGCCACGCGACAAGAAAAAGCGGCGCGCCACCCCTCTTGCAGCTTGCAGCTTGCGGCTCGGGGCTTTCTAATGGCGACCGCACAGTCACCGAGCCTTGACATCCTCAGGTCTGAAACGTATGTTTCAAACACCTGTTTGTCTGTCTGGCGGAGTAGTCATGGCCCAATCGGAAACCGTTGAACGCATTCTCGATGCTGCCGAGCAGCTGTTCGCGGAAAGGGGGTTCGCGGAAACCTCGTTGCGGCTGATTACCAGCAAGGCCGGGGTCAACCTGGCGGCGGTCAATTACCATTTCGGGTCCAAGAAGGCGCTGATCCAGGCGGTCTTTTCCCGTTTCCTCGGGCCGTTCTGCGCCAGCCTCGAACGTGAACTGGAGCGTCGTC from Pseudomonas putida includes the following:
- the sulA gene encoding SOS-induced cell division inhibitor SulA, translated to MQQFVQAQQQVQLPLFEAFLAQPVLPGLKASEQARKNSEPDLFSELSLRGAPEHCQTLLAPVLRELSEEQEARWLTLIAPPGSLTQAWLRDAGLNRERILLLQPRGNQSALQLACDALRLGRSHTVVSWLGSVNATARQQLLRAASAGNAQSLNIRLG
- the lexA gene encoding transcriptional repressor LexA: MLKLTPRQAEILAFIKRCLEDNGFPPTRAEIAQELGFKSPNAAEEHLKALARKGAIEMTPGASRGIRIPGFEAKAEENGLPIIGRVAAGAPILAEQHIEQSCNINPSFFHPRADYLLRVHGMSMKDVGIFDGDLLAVHTCREARNGQIVVARIGDEVTVKRFKREGSKVWLIAENPDFAPIEVDLKEQEMVIEGLSVGVIRR
- a CDS encoding DUF1653 domain-containing protein, producing MQIQPGVYRHYKGPEYRVFSVARHSESEEWMVFYQCLYGDYSFWVRPLSMFQESVEVDGEQVPRFALVKAEEGLPELLGKAYE
- the topA gene encoding type I DNA topoisomerase: MGKSLVIVESPAKAKTINKYLGNQYVVKSSIGHIRDLPTSGSASASKEPAAKRGKAAGEAPALSPKEKARRQLVARMGVDPEHGWKAKYEILPGKEKVIEELRRLAKDADTIYLATDLDREGEAIAWHLREAIGGDDARYKRVVFNEITKKAIQDAFSQPGELDIDRVNAQQARRFLDRVVGYMVSPLLWAKIARGLSAGRVQSVAVKLVVEREREIRAFIPEEYWEVHADLGTAKDAKVRFEVTREKGEAFKPLNEAQAMAALSKLKASSYSVVKREDRPTSSKPSAPFITSTLQQAASNRLGFGVKKTMMMAQRLYEAGYITYMRTDSTNLSVDALDMARSYIEREFGKQYLPEAPLVYGSKEGAQEAHEAIRPSDVNTHPTKLSGMERDAERLYELIWRQFLACQMPPAQYLSTSVTVAAGDFELRAKGRILKFDGYTRVLPQQSKPGEDDVLPEMVQGEALKLIQIDPSQHFTKPPARFTEASLVKEMEKRGIGRPSTYAAIISTIQDRGYVTLHNRRFYSEKMGDIVTERLSESFANLMDYGFTAGMEENLDDVAQGERDWKNVLDEFYGDFSKKLLTAESAEDGMRANQPTMTNIPCKECGRPMMIRTASTGVFLGCSGYSLPPKERCKATVNLVPGDEIAADDEGESESRVLLGKHRCPICATAMDAYLLDEKHKLHICGNNPDCVGYEIEEGSYRIKGYEGPSLECDKCGSEMQLKTGRFGKFFGCTNPACKNTRKLLKSGEAAPPKMDKVDMPELKCEKVDDTYVLRDGASGLFLAASQFPKNRETRAPLVLEIVPHKHDIDPKYHFLCDAPQKDPEGRPAVIRYSRKTKEQYVQSEVDGKPTGWKAFYDGNAWKVEDKR
- a CDS encoding DUF6586 family protein encodes the protein MAQELYTRTNQKLFFAGLALESMAKAVDSQAMNAQGLVQAERESALFHLYGALLGLCHEIGGFYRLPAAPSVEQLLADDALNDIAIPEVAELLELARQRETWLAQLLTAYADLFRPPVAKKTAKADVTQPLIQAVNLDEPEQVALSREELETWRNNLKGLVRRFRDALSEC